From Canis lupus baileyi chromosome 16, mCanLup2.hap1, whole genome shotgun sequence, a single genomic window includes:
- the ST6GALNAC6 gene encoding alpha-N-acetylgalactosaminide alpha-2,6-sialyltransferase 6 isoform X10: MGATLGFWTPVSRPSGGCESEDKLFPLLMGLSFLICMVGTGPSESSPPGWPSGPGPRSGRNQRPGLGGGGLPRRRGGVVRWAESGPSQSGAACEEPPSAWGSVALGGGGVGVNSGQVRERGQWPELGGPWTEGRSWGALGPCFSLRTLSQWPRIYWRWLECKYSLPLDRCDPTSLPPGPPTGRWPLPLSRRRREMSSNKEQRSAVFVVLFALITILILYSSNSANEVFHYGSLRGRTRRPVNLKKWSITDAYVPILGNKGCPYRVWERNTGVLDNTKQS, translated from the exons ATGGGCGCCACGCTGGGATTCTGGACTCCCGTCTCGCGTCCCAGCGGGGGCTGTGAGTCCGAAGACAAGTTGTTTCCTCTCCtaatgggcctcagtttcctgatctgtatgGTGGGCACTGGACCCAGCGAGAGCTCCCCCCCGGGCTGGCCCTCGGGTCCTGGCCCTCGGTCTGGGAGGAATCAGAGGCCCggcctgggaggagggggccTCCCCCGGAGAAGGGGCGGGGTTGTGCGGTGGGCGGAGTCGGGGCCCAGCCAATCAGGAGCGGCATGCGAGGAGCCTCCTTCGGCCTGGGGTTCTGTGGCTCTTGGTGGTGGCGGTGTAGGAGTAAACAGCGGCCAGGTCAGGGAGCGGGGACAGTGGCCGGAGCTGGGAGGCCCCTGGACGGAAGGACGGAGCTGGGGAGCCCTGGgcccctgtttctccctccgcaCACTCTCCCAGTGGCCTCGAATCTACTGGAGGTGGCTGGAATGCAAGTACTCCCTCCCTTTGGACAG GTGTGACCCCACATCCCTGCCCCCTGGGCCACCTACAGGACGCTGGCCCCTGCCCCTCAGCAGACGCCGGAGAGAGATGAGTAGCAACAAA gaGCAGCGGTCAGCAGTGTTCGTGGTCCTCTTCGCCCTCATCACCATCCTCATCCTCTACAGCTCCAACAGTGCCAATGAGGTCTTCCATTACGGCTCCCTGCGGGGCCGCACCCGCAGGCCCGTCAACCTCAAGAAGTGGAGCATCACGGACGCGTATGTCCCAATTCTTGGCAACAAG GGGTGTCCATACAGGGTTTGGGAGCGGAACACTGGAGTACTTGACAACACAAAACAGTCATAA